In Piscinibacter sp. HJYY11, one genomic interval encodes:
- a CDS encoding rhodanese-like domain-containing protein — MPTVHSSFYKFFALDDPAAIAAGLRELAGPLLGSVLVAREGLNGVLAGAEEALDAFERELTRDPRFTGMGFKRSACRTPPFARLAIHVKPEVVAVGVPYAPAQGTQRSPQEWRKLIARDDVVVLDNRNSFEYRLGRFAGAVDPGVTNFRDFPRYVTEHAAEWKAEGKQVAMYCTGGIRCEKTAAWMQGLGLTVHELEGGILNYFQAMPDAERDWQGECFVFDNRIALDTHLQQTDTTAEQVYAGEPDGEWRLARAKRLHEAI; from the coding sequence ATGCCCACGGTCCACTCCTCGTTCTACAAGTTCTTTGCGCTCGACGACCCGGCTGCCATCGCAGCTGGGCTGCGCGAGCTTGCGGGGCCGCTGCTGGGCAGCGTGCTCGTGGCGCGCGAAGGCCTCAACGGCGTGCTCGCCGGGGCTGAAGAGGCGCTCGACGCTTTCGAGCGTGAGCTCACCCGCGACCCGCGCTTCACCGGCATGGGCTTCAAACGCAGCGCCTGCCGCACACCGCCGTTTGCGCGGCTCGCCATCCATGTGAAGCCCGAGGTGGTGGCGGTGGGCGTGCCCTATGCGCCGGCGCAGGGCACGCAGCGCTCGCCGCAGGAGTGGCGCAAGCTGATCGCACGCGACGACGTGGTGGTGCTCGACAACCGCAACAGCTTCGAATATCGCCTCGGGCGCTTCGCGGGTGCGGTCGACCCAGGCGTCACGAACTTCCGCGATTTCCCGCGCTACGTGACCGAGCATGCGGCCGAGTGGAAGGCCGAAGGCAAGCAGGTCGCGATGTACTGCACCGGTGGCATCCGCTGCGAAAAGACCGCTGCGTGGATGCAAGGCCTTGGGCTGACCGTGCACGAACTCGAAGGCGGCATCCTCAACTACTTCCAGGCCATGCCCGATGCCGAGCGCGACTGGCAAGGCGAGTGCTTCGTGTTCGACAACCGCATCGCGCTCGACACCCATCTGCAGCAGACCGACACCACCGCCGAGCAGGTCTACGCCGGCGAGCCCGATGGCGAATGGCGGCTAGCTCGGGCGAAACGGCTGCATGAAGCCATCTGA
- the phbB gene encoding acetoacetyl-CoA reductase: MAKKIAYVTGGMGGIGTTMCQRLYKDGFTVVAGCGPSRDFKKWLDEQKALGFEFHASVGNVGDWDSTVAAFQKTKAEVGPIDVLVNNAGITRDGMFRKMSRADWDAVIETNLTSLFNVTKQVIDDMLEKGWGRIINISSVNGEKGQFGQTNYSAAKAGMHGFTMALAQEVANKGVTVNTVSPGYIATDMVKAIRQDVLDKIVAGIPVKRLGTPEDIASIVAWVASDESGFATGADFSVNGGLHMG, translated from the coding sequence ATGGCGAAGAAGATTGCGTACGTCACCGGGGGCATGGGTGGCATCGGAACCACGATGTGCCAGCGCTTGTACAAGGACGGTTTCACCGTGGTGGCCGGCTGCGGCCCGAGCCGTGACTTCAAGAAGTGGCTCGACGAGCAGAAGGCACTCGGCTTCGAGTTCCACGCCTCGGTGGGCAACGTGGGCGACTGGGATTCGACCGTTGCCGCCTTCCAGAAGACCAAGGCCGAGGTCGGCCCGATCGACGTGCTGGTCAACAACGCCGGCATCACGCGCGACGGCATGTTCCGCAAGATGAGCCGCGCCGATTGGGACGCGGTCATCGAGACCAACCTCACCAGCCTGTTCAACGTGACCAAGCAGGTCATCGACGACATGCTGGAAAAGGGCTGGGGTCGCATCATCAACATCTCGTCGGTCAACGGCGAGAAGGGCCAGTTCGGCCAGACCAACTACTCCGCCGCCAAGGCCGGCATGCACGGCTTCACCATGGCGCTGGCGCAGGAAGTGGCCAACAAGGGCGTGACGGTCAACACCGTGAGCCCGGGCTACATCGCCACCGACATGGTCAAGGCGATCCGCCAGGACGTGCTCGACAAGATCGTCGCCGGCATCCCGGTCAAGCGCCTGGGCACGCCGGAGGACATCGCGTCGATCGTGGCGTGGGTGGCGTCGGATGAGTCGGGTTTTGCGACCGGGGCCGACTTCTCGGTCAACGGCGGTCTCCACATGGGTTGA
- a CDS encoding pseudouridine synthase, with amino-acid sequence MKPSDLPLPVRDGVGPSCVALPEGPWPTVAAFLIERFSRIDEAAWRNRISAGEVVDARGRVVRHDTPFEAQLKVYYYRSPPVERPFPMQETVLHQDDWIVVADKPHFMPVTPSGRHLHETLLVRLKRRLRIDTLAPVHRIDRDTAGLVLFSVQPQTRGAYQSVFRERSARKVYEAIAPVRAGLEWPMTLRNRLVDGDNFMTMREEPGEPNSETRIELLESKDGLGRYRLQPLSGRRHQLRVHMAGLGLPLLNDGIYPVLMPELEVPDFDKPLQLVARELAFTDPVTGASRAFESAYRVAL; translated from the coding sequence ATGAAGCCATCTGATCTGCCGCTGCCGGTACGCGATGGGGTGGGGCCCAGCTGCGTGGCCTTGCCCGAAGGGCCGTGGCCCACGGTCGCGGCCTTCCTGATCGAGCGCTTCTCGCGCATCGATGAAGCCGCATGGCGAAACCGCATCAGCGCGGGCGAAGTGGTCGATGCGCGAGGCCGCGTGGTGCGGCACGACACGCCGTTCGAGGCGCAGCTCAAGGTCTACTACTACCGCAGCCCGCCGGTCGAGCGGCCGTTCCCGATGCAGGAGACGGTGCTCCATCAAGACGACTGGATCGTGGTCGCCGACAAGCCGCACTTCATGCCGGTCACACCCTCGGGCCGGCACCTGCACGAGACCCTGCTGGTGCGGCTGAAGCGCCGTCTCCGCATCGACACGCTCGCGCCGGTGCACCGCATCGACCGCGACACGGCGGGGCTGGTGCTCTTCAGCGTGCAACCGCAGACGCGCGGTGCCTACCAGTCGGTGTTCCGCGAGCGCAGCGCGCGCAAGGTCTACGAAGCGATTGCGCCGGTGCGGGCCGGTCTCGAATGGCCGATGACCCTGCGCAACCGGCTGGTCGACGGCGACAACTTCATGACCATGCGCGAGGAACCGGGCGAGCCCAACAGCGAGACACGCATCGAGCTGCTGGAATCGAAAGACGGGCTGGGCCGCTATCGCCTGCAGCCGCTGAGCGGCAGGCGGCATCAACTGCGCGTGCACATGGCGGGCCTCGGGCTGCCCTTGCTCAACGACGGGATCTATCCGGTGCTGATGCCCGAGCTCGAGGTGCCCGACTTCGACAAGCCGCTCCAGCTCGTCGCACGCGAACTCGCGTTCACCGACCCGGTGACCGGCGCTTCGCGAGCCTTTGAAAGCGCCTACCGCGTGGCGCTGTAG
- the pgeF gene encoding peptidoglycan editing factor PgeF, with translation MPMHPDWLQPELGVPGVQAVMTTRAGGGSVAPWDSMNLGIAVNDDPAQVARNRALLKDAMGADPVYLKQVHGTRVVRLAREHLEAPMMEADACITTTPGLACVIQVADCLPVLMAAPGGVGAAHAGWRGLAGGVVEATVHALCEATGCEPAQVVCWLGPCIGPGAFEVGADVLEGFGVQSTGEDPTRFKPLRPGKWLANLPQLARDRLRAVGVTQVSGGEWCTVEDQVDGRSRFFSFRRDRVTGRMAAAIWRR, from the coding sequence ATGCCGATGCACCCTGACTGGCTTCAGCCCGAACTTGGCGTGCCCGGGGTGCAGGCGGTGATGACCACGCGCGCCGGCGGCGGGAGCGTGGCGCCGTGGGACAGCATGAACCTCGGCATCGCCGTCAACGACGATCCGGCACAGGTGGCGCGCAACCGTGCGCTGCTGAAAGACGCCATGGGTGCCGACCCGGTCTACCTGAAGCAGGTGCACGGCACGCGCGTCGTGCGGCTGGCGCGGGAGCACCTCGAAGCGCCGATGATGGAGGCCGATGCCTGCATCACCACGACGCCGGGGCTGGCCTGCGTCATCCAGGTGGCCGACTGCCTGCCGGTGCTGATGGCCGCGCCCGGCGGGGTGGGCGCGGCGCATGCCGGCTGGCGCGGTTTGGCCGGCGGCGTGGTCGAGGCGACCGTGCACGCCTTGTGCGAGGCCACTGGCTGCGAGCCCGCGCAGGTCGTGTGCTGGCTCGGGCCTTGCATAGGCCCCGGTGCATTCGAAGTGGGAGCCGATGTTCTCGAAGGTTTTGGAGTTCAGTCCACGGGCGAAGACCCGACACGTTTCAAGCCCTTGCGCCCCGGCAAGTGGCTGGCCAACCTGCCGCAGCTCGCGCGCGATCGGCTCCGTGCCGTGGGCGTCACGCAGGTGTCTGGCGGCGAGTGGTGCACGGTCGAGGACCAAGTGGACGGGCGTTCACGATTCTTCTCGTTTCGGCGCGACCGCGTCACTGGCCGGATGGCTGCCGCCATCTGGCGCCGCTGA
- a CDS encoding acetyl-CoA C-acetyltransferase, translating into MSDIVIVAAARTAVGKFGGSLAKVPAPDLGAAVIADLLKRAKLTGDQISEVVLGQVLTAGSGQNAARQAVIKSGLPQAVPALTINAVCGSGLKAVMLAAQSIRDGDTEIVIAGGQENMSLAPHVLPNSRDGQRMGDWKLVDSMIVDGLFDVYNQYHMGITAENVAKKYGISREAQDALALASQQKAAAAQDAGKFKDEIVPFSIPQKKGDPIVFAADEFINRKTNAEALSGLKPAFDKAGGVTAGNASGINDGAAGVVVMSAKKADQLGLTPLARIKSYATTALDPAYMGMGPVPASQKALQRAGWKAADLDLLEINEAFAAQACAVNNEMGWDTSKVNVNGGAIAIGHPIGASGCRILVTLLHEMQKRNAKKGIASLCIGGGMGVALTVER; encoded by the coding sequence ATGAGTGACATCGTCATCGTCGCAGCCGCCCGTACCGCCGTGGGCAAATTCGGTGGAAGCCTGGCCAAGGTGCCGGCCCCCGATCTCGGCGCTGCCGTGATCGCCGACCTGCTCAAGCGCGCCAAGCTCACCGGTGACCAGATCAGCGAGGTCGTGCTCGGCCAGGTGCTCACCGCGGGCTCGGGCCAGAACGCCGCCCGCCAGGCCGTCATCAAGAGCGGCCTGCCGCAGGCCGTGCCGGCGCTGACCATCAACGCCGTGTGCGGCTCGGGCCTGAAGGCCGTGATGCTGGCCGCGCAGTCCATCCGCGATGGCGACACCGAGATCGTGATCGCCGGTGGCCAGGAGAACATGAGCCTCGCCCCGCACGTGCTGCCCAACTCGCGCGACGGCCAGCGCATGGGCGACTGGAAGCTCGTCGATTCGATGATCGTCGACGGCCTCTTCGACGTGTACAACCAGTACCACATGGGCATCACCGCCGAGAACGTGGCCAAGAAGTACGGCATCAGCCGCGAAGCGCAGGACGCACTGGCCTTGGCTTCGCAGCAGAAGGCCGCCGCCGCGCAGGACGCCGGCAAGTTCAAGGACGAGATCGTGCCCTTCAGCATCCCGCAGAAGAAGGGCGATCCGATCGTCTTCGCGGCCGACGAGTTCATCAACCGCAAGACCAACGCCGAAGCGCTCTCGGGCCTGAAGCCCGCCTTCGACAAGGCCGGTGGCGTGACCGCCGGCAACGCCTCGGGCATCAACGACGGCGCGGCCGGCGTGGTGGTGATGAGCGCCAAGAAGGCCGACCAGCTCGGCCTCACGCCGCTTGCCCGCATCAAGAGCTACGCCACCACCGCCCTCGACCCGGCCTACATGGGCATGGGCCCGGTGCCGGCTTCGCAAAAGGCCCTGCAGCGCGCAGGGTGGAAGGCGGCCGACCTCGACCTGCTCGAGATCAACGAAGCCTTTGCGGCACAAGCGTGCGCGGTCAACAACGAGATGGGCTGGGACACCAGCAAGGTGAACGTGAACGGTGGTGCGATCGCCATCGGGCACCCCATCGGTGCGTCGGGCTGCCGCATCCTGGTGACCCTGCTGCACGAAATGCAGAAGCGCAATGCCAAGAAGGGCATCGCCAGCCTGTGCATCGGCGGTGGCATGGGCGTTGCACTGACGGTGGAGCGCTGA
- a CDS encoding fumarylacetoacetate hydrolase family protein has protein sequence MSFVITAPKLPSVPVVGAGPSAEFPVHRIYCVGRNYVDHAIEMGHTGREPPFFFLKPADAVLPVAEGQTGEMPYPSLTRDLHHEVELVVAIGKGGRDISAANALEHVYGYAVGLDMTRRDLQGEAKKQGRPWCSGKGFDKSAPISHIRPAAQCYLNAATRIALDVNGTTRQSSVIGKLIWSVPEVIEQLSKGWELAPGDLIYTGTPEGVAAVLEGDTLSARIDGVGSLNIKIVSG, from the coding sequence ATGAGCTTTGTGATCACCGCCCCGAAGTTGCCGTCCGTGCCTGTGGTGGGGGCCGGCCCTTCGGCCGAATTCCCCGTGCACCGCATCTACTGCGTCGGGCGCAACTACGTGGACCACGCCATCGAGATGGGCCACACCGGGCGCGAGCCGCCGTTCTTCTTCCTCAAGCCCGCCGATGCGGTGCTGCCGGTGGCCGAAGGCCAGACCGGCGAGATGCCATACCCGAGCCTCACGCGCGACCTGCACCACGAGGTGGAGCTGGTGGTGGCCATCGGCAAGGGCGGGCGCGACATCTCGGCCGCCAATGCGCTGGAGCATGTGTACGGCTACGCGGTCGGCCTCGACATGACCCGCCGCGACCTGCAAGGCGAAGCCAAGAAGCAGGGCCGGCCGTGGTGCAGCGGCAAGGGCTTCGACAAGTCTGCGCCGATCAGCCACATCCGGCCGGCGGCACAGTGCTACCTGAATGCGGCCACGCGCATCGCGCTCGACGTCAACGGCACCACGCGGCAGAGCAGCGTCATCGGCAAGCTGATCTGGAGCGTGCCCGAGGTGATCGAGCAGCTGTCCAAAGGCTGGGAGCTCGCGCCGGGCGACCTGATCTACACCGGCACGCCCGAGGGCGTGGCGGCGGTGCTGGAAGGCGACACCTTGTCGGCGCGCATCGACGGCGTGGGCTCGCTCAACATCAAGATCGTGAGCGGCTGA
- a CDS encoding NUDIX hydrolase: protein MFQPRSYKFCKACGSKVEYKVPADDNRERATCTACNTVHYENPLNVVGTVPVWDDKVLLCRRNIEPRHGYWTLPAGFMELVETTEQGAIRETEEEAGARVELQGLFTLLNVPRVGQVHFFYRARLLDTDFAPGPETIEARLFSEDEVPWEELAFRTVRETLRHYFEDRRTGHFGLHCADIG, encoded by the coding sequence ATGTTCCAACCCCGCAGCTACAAGTTCTGCAAGGCCTGCGGATCGAAGGTCGAGTACAAGGTGCCGGCCGACGACAACCGCGAACGTGCAACCTGCACCGCCTGCAACACCGTCCACTACGAAAACCCGCTCAACGTGGTGGGCACCGTGCCCGTCTGGGACGACAAGGTGCTGCTGTGCCGCCGCAACATCGAGCCGCGCCACGGCTACTGGACGCTCCCCGCCGGCTTCATGGAGCTCGTCGAGACCACCGAGCAAGGCGCCATCCGCGAGACGGAAGAAGAAGCCGGCGCCCGGGTCGAGCTGCAAGGCCTCTTCACGCTGCTCAACGTGCCGCGGGTCGGCCAGGTGCATTTCTTCTACCGCGCCCGCCTGCTCGACACCGACTTCGCCCCCGGCCCCGAGACCATCGAGGCACGGCTCTTCAGTGAAGACGAGGTGCCCTGGGAGGAACTCGCCTTCCGCACAGTAAGGGAAACCCTGCGCCACTATTTCGAAGACCGCCGCACGGGCCATTTCGGACTACATTGCGCCGATATCGGCTAG
- a CDS encoding type I secretion system permease/ATPase, whose protein sequence is MTQAPGQAPTPPPAVPPAAAHGATTHLREDLINPDPLLDCLVELCRLHGQAASRASLSAGLPLGPNGKGVLTLELAERAASRAGMSAKLQRLALDRIDTAALPVILVLKDNQACVLMGWDADGATARVLLPETGQGSINLTRTELQARYTGVALFVRPHFRFDARTPEMRRVKVKHWFWSALLEQRFVYRDVLWAALLVNLFALAFPMFSMNVYDRVVPNNATETLWALSIGVVLIMCGDVFMRLLRSHFVDEASARVDVKISATLMEKVLGMRLEQRPESVGSFASNLRGFEQVRDFIASSTVTTLIDLPFALIFIIVVAWISPWLAVPVVVAFAVILILGYVLQFRLHELSQTTYQASAQRNATLIESLTGIETIKSLGAEGVIQARWERANVFLSRINVRMRALSSSAQYLVGWLSQAVTVAVVIIGVYLIGQRELTMGALIAASMLAGRALGPAGQIVGLLMQYQGARTAMESLDKIMEKPVERPIGGNFIQRPQLRGDIEFRNVKFAYPNRQDSALEGLSFKINAGERVALIGKVGSGKSTIQRLIMGLYQPTEGAVLLDGIDLRQLDPADVRRNLGYVSQDVMLFYGTLRDNITFGLPYADDSAVVAAAELAGMANFVNRHPRGFDMPVGERGESLSGGQRQSVGLARAVLHNAPLLLLDEPTSAMDFTTEAQITQNITHFAHNKTVVLVTHRTSLLALVTRVIVVDAGKIVADGPRDRIMEALQSGRIARAA, encoded by the coding sequence ATGACGCAAGCTCCCGGTCAAGCCCCCACACCCCCACCCGCCGTGCCTCCTGCCGCGGCCCACGGCGCGACCACGCATCTCCGCGAAGACCTGATCAACCCCGACCCGCTGCTCGACTGCCTGGTCGAGCTGTGCCGCCTGCATGGCCAAGCGGCGTCGCGCGCTTCACTCTCGGCCGGCCTGCCCCTCGGCCCCAACGGCAAGGGCGTGCTGACGCTGGAACTCGCCGAGCGCGCCGCCTCGCGCGCCGGCATGTCGGCCAAGCTGCAGCGCCTGGCGCTGGACCGCATCGACACCGCCGCCCTGCCCGTCATCCTCGTGTTGAAGGACAACCAGGCCTGCGTGCTGATGGGCTGGGACGCCGACGGCGCCACCGCCCGCGTGCTGCTGCCCGAGACCGGCCAGGGTTCGATCAACCTCACCCGGACCGAGCTGCAGGCCCGCTACACCGGGGTGGCGCTCTTCGTGCGGCCGCATTTCCGCTTCGACGCGCGCACGCCGGAGATGCGCCGCGTCAAGGTCAAGCACTGGTTCTGGTCGGCCCTGCTGGAGCAGCGCTTCGTCTACCGCGACGTGCTCTGGGCCGCGCTGCTGGTCAACCTCTTCGCGCTCGCCTTCCCGATGTTCAGCATGAACGTCTACGACCGCGTGGTGCCCAACAACGCGACCGAGACCCTCTGGGCGCTGTCGATCGGCGTGGTGCTCATCATGTGTGGCGACGTCTTCATGCGCCTCTTGCGCAGCCACTTCGTCGACGAGGCCAGCGCCCGGGTCGACGTGAAGATCTCCGCCACGCTCATGGAGAAGGTGCTGGGCATGCGCCTGGAGCAGCGGCCCGAATCGGTGGGCTCGTTCGCGTCCAACCTGCGCGGCTTCGAGCAGGTGCGCGACTTCATCGCCTCCAGCACCGTCACGACGCTGATCGACCTGCCCTTCGCGCTGATCTTCATCATCGTGGTCGCGTGGATCTCGCCATGGCTCGCGGTGCCGGTGGTGGTGGCCTTCGCGGTCATCCTCATCCTCGGCTACGTGCTGCAGTTCCGGCTGCACGAGCTCTCGCAGACCACCTACCAGGCCTCGGCGCAGCGCAACGCCACGCTGATCGAGAGCCTGACCGGCATCGAGACCATCAAGTCGCTCGGTGCCGAAGGCGTGATCCAGGCGCGCTGGGAGCGGGCCAACGTGTTCCTCTCGCGCATCAACGTGCGCATGCGGGCGCTGTCGTCGTCGGCCCAGTACCTGGTGGGCTGGCTGTCGCAGGCGGTCACGGTGGCCGTCGTGATCATCGGCGTCTACCTCATCGGCCAGCGCGAGCTGACGATGGGTGCGCTCATCGCCGCGAGCATGCTCGCCGGCCGCGCGCTCGGGCCGGCGGGGCAGATCGTGGGCCTCCTGATGCAGTACCAGGGCGCACGCACGGCGATGGAGTCGCTCGACAAGATCATGGAAAAGCCGGTCGAGCGCCCGATCGGCGGCAACTTCATCCAGCGCCCGCAGTTGCGCGGCGACATCGAGTTCCGCAACGTCAAGTTCGCCTACCCGAACCGGCAGGACTCTGCGCTGGAAGGCCTGAGCTTCAAGATCAACGCCGGCGAGCGCGTGGCGCTCATCGGCAAGGTGGGCTCGGGCAAGTCGACCATCCAGCGCCTCATCATGGGCCTGTACCAGCCGACCGAAGGCGCGGTGCTGCTCGACGGCATCGACCTGCGCCAGCTCGACCCGGCCGACGTGCGCCGCAACCTCGGCTACGTCTCGCAGGACGTGATGCTCTTCTACGGCACGCTGCGCGACAACATCACCTTCGGCCTGCCCTACGCCGACGACTCGGCCGTGGTGGCCGCCGCTGAACTCGCCGGCATGGCCAACTTCGTCAATCGCCACCCCCGCGGCTTCGACATGCCGGTGGGCGAGCGCGGCGAGTCGCTCTCGGGCGGCCAGCGCCAGAGCGTGGGCCTCGCCCGCGCGGTGCTGCACAACGCGCCGCTGCTGCTGCTCGACGAGCCAACGAGCGCGATGGACTTCACCACCGAAGCCCAGATCACGCAGAACATCACCCACTTCGCCCACAACAAGACGGTGGTGCTGGTGACCCACCGCACCTCGCTGCTGGCGCTGGTGACGCGTGTGATCGTGGTCGACGCCGGCAAGATCGTGGCCGACGGGCCGCGCGACCGCATCATGGAAGCGCTGCAAAGCGGGCGCATCGCGAGAGCCGCATGA
- the maiA gene encoding maleylacetoacetate isomerase: MELYSYFRSSASFRVRIALELKGLPYDYVPVHLVKNEQLKPPFTGVSPSRLVPILKDGEGLVSQSIAIIEYLDETHPEPPLLPADPLGRARVRALALDIACEIHPLNNLRVLRHLVHDLKVSEDDKNRWYRHWVETGLETVERQLAGHPSTGRFCHGDTPTMADALLVPQIFNARRFECRLDHVPTVLKVFDACMQHPAFEKAQPSACPDADAP, from the coding sequence ATGGAGCTCTACAGCTACTTCAGGAGTTCGGCGTCGTTCCGGGTTCGCATTGCGCTCGAACTGAAAGGCCTGCCCTATGACTACGTGCCGGTGCACCTGGTCAAGAACGAGCAGCTGAAGCCGCCTTTCACCGGCGTGTCGCCGTCGAGGCTGGTGCCCATCCTGAAGGACGGCGAGGGGCTGGTGAGCCAGTCGATCGCCATCATCGAATACCTCGACGAAACCCACCCCGAGCCGCCGCTCCTGCCCGCCGACCCGCTCGGCCGCGCACGGGTGCGGGCCCTGGCGCTCGACATCGCCTGCGAGATCCACCCGCTCAACAACCTGCGGGTGCTGCGCCACCTGGTGCACGACCTCAAGGTCAGCGAAGACGACAAGAACCGCTGGTACCGGCATTGGGTGGAGACCGGCCTCGAGACCGTGGAGCGCCAGCTCGCCGGCCACCCGTCGACAGGCCGCTTCTGCCACGGCGACACGCCCACCATGGCCGATGCGCTGCTGGTGCCGCAGATCTTCAACGCCCGGCGCTTCGAATGCCGGCTCGACCACGTGCCCACGGTGCTGAAGGTGTTCGACGCCTGCATGCAGCACCCCGCGTTCGAGAAGGCCCAACCGTCGGCCTGCCCCGATGCCGATGCACCCTGA
- the phaC gene encoding class I poly(R)-hydroxyalkanoic acid synthase, with translation MKTTTRAAAKPAAAAATETASEAAQAFGATVGEMVKSMSSLSVPIPVLSQLQSDYVQSATDLWNKWVEAPNGATIAPQGDKRFADPSWAQNPMAAFTAQMYLLNARTLAKLADNVQGDSKTRQRLRFAVQQWIAASSPSNYLALNPEAVSRALQTKGESIAQGMQQLWGDVQQGHMSQTDEKLFEVGRNVAVTPGDVVFENDLFQLIEYKPTTKTVHERPLLMVPPCINKYYILDLQPENSLIRHTVAQGHRVFVMSWRNPDESIAKKTWDDYIEEGPLTAIKVVQEISGAKTINTLGFCVGGTLLGTSLALLAARGQKPAQSVTLLTTFLDFSDTGVLDLFVDEAMVQVREMTLGPSSPGGGTLLKGQELASTFSALRPNDLVWNYVVGNYLKGETPPPFDLLYWNSDSTNLPGPMYCWYLRNTYLENNLVKPGKVTVCGTPIDLGKIDAPVYVYGSKEDHIVPWDGAYRNTQVLKNAKCRFVLGASGHIAGVINPPEKKKRSYWTGATAALPPSENEWLEKAKEHPGSWWPDWDAWLKSHAGKQVAAPKTPGNRQYKPIEPAPGRYVKQKA, from the coding sequence ATGAAGACCACGACCCGAGCCGCCGCCAAGCCGGCAGCCGCTGCTGCCACCGAGACCGCGAGCGAAGCCGCCCAGGCCTTCGGCGCCACCGTGGGCGAGATGGTCAAGTCGATGTCGTCCCTGAGCGTGCCGATTCCCGTGCTGAGCCAGCTGCAGAGCGACTACGTGCAGTCGGCCACCGACCTGTGGAACAAGTGGGTCGAAGCACCCAACGGCGCCACCATCGCCCCCCAGGGCGACAAGCGGTTCGCAGATCCGTCGTGGGCACAGAACCCGATGGCTGCCTTCACCGCCCAGATGTACCTGCTGAATGCCCGCACGCTGGCCAAGCTGGCCGACAACGTTCAGGGCGACAGCAAGACCCGCCAGCGCCTGCGCTTCGCGGTGCAGCAGTGGATCGCGGCCTCGTCACCGAGCAACTACCTCGCCCTCAACCCCGAGGCCGTGTCGCGCGCCCTGCAGACCAAGGGCGAGAGCATTGCCCAGGGCATGCAGCAGCTGTGGGGCGACGTGCAGCAGGGGCACATGTCGCAGACCGACGAGAAGCTCTTCGAGGTGGGCCGCAATGTGGCGGTGACGCCGGGCGACGTGGTCTTCGAGAACGATCTCTTCCAGCTCATCGAGTACAAGCCGACGACCAAGACGGTCCACGAGCGGCCGCTGCTGATGGTGCCGCCGTGCATCAACAAGTACTACATCCTCGACCTGCAGCCCGAGAACTCTCTGATCCGCCACACGGTGGCACAAGGGCATCGCGTCTTCGTGATGAGCTGGCGCAACCCCGACGAGAGCATCGCCAAGAAGACCTGGGACGACTACATCGAGGAAGGCCCGCTCACCGCCATCAAGGTGGTGCAGGAGATCTCGGGCGCCAAGACCATCAACACGCTGGGCTTCTGCGTGGGCGGCACGCTGCTGGGCACGTCGCTCGCGCTGCTGGCCGCACGTGGCCAGAAGCCGGCGCAGAGCGTGACGCTGCTCACCACCTTCCTCGACTTCAGCGACACCGGCGTGCTTGACCTCTTCGTCGACGAAGCCATGGTGCAGGTGCGCGAGATGACGCTCGGGCCCAGCAGCCCCGGCGGTGGCACGCTGCTCAAGGGCCAGGAGCTGGCCTCGACCTTCAGCGCGCTGCGCCCCAACGACCTGGTGTGGAACTACGTCGTCGGCAACTACCTCAAGGGCGAGACACCGCCGCCCTTCGACCTGCTCTACTGGAACAGCGACAGCACCAACCTGCCGGGCCCGATGTACTGCTGGTACCTGCGCAACACCTACCTCGAGAACAACCTCGTCAAGCCCGGCAAGGTGACGGTGTGCGGCACGCCGATCGACCTCGGCAAGATCGATGCGCCGGTCTACGTCTACGGCTCGAAGGAAGACCACATCGTCCCGTGGGACGGCGCCTACCGCAACACGCAGGTCCTCAAGAACGCGAAGTGCCGCTTCGTGCTCGGCGCCTCCGGCCACATCGCCGGCGTGATCAACCCGCCTGAAAAGAAGAAGCGCAGCTACTGGACGGGTGCCACCGCTGCGCTGCCGCCATCCGAGAATGAGTGGCTCGAAAAAGCCAAGGAGCACCCCGGCAGCTGGTGGCCCGACTGGGACGCCTGGCTCAAGAGCCACGCCGGCAAGCAGGTCGCTGCCCCCAAGACCCCGGGCAATCGCCAGTACAAGCCCATCGAACCCGCCCCTGGGCGCTACGTCAAGCAGAAGGCTTGA